One stretch of Serinicoccus hydrothermalis DNA includes these proteins:
- the coaBC gene encoding bifunctional phosphopantothenoylcysteine decarboxylase/phosphopantothenate--cysteine ligase CoaBC: MRVVLGVSGGIAAYKACLVLRLLTEAGHEVTVVPTAAALRFVGAPTWEALSGRPVASDVWEDVPQVPHVRLGQQADLVLVAPATADLLARAAHGLADDLLTSTLLTARCPVVVAPAMHTEMWQHPATRANVALLRERGVHVVEPASGRLTGADTGPGRLPEPEDIVAAALGTVPQGSTHDAAGGATGDLSGRHVVVTAGGTREPLDPVRYLGNRSSGKQGYAVAAEAARRGARVSLVAANVALDTPPGCDLVPVETALELERAVTDLVDGGGVDAVVMAAAVADFRPARYAEAKIKKTHGDGDDSAPTIELVRNPDILAGLVAARGGATSPYLVGFAAETGDGTGDVLSLARAKLARKGCDLLVANEVGVGRTFGQDSTTAHLLRPGTEEIRTVGPGSKTLVAQAIWDHVAPSLR; the protein is encoded by the coding sequence ATGCGTGTGGTCCTGGGTGTCTCCGGCGGCATCGCCGCCTACAAGGCCTGCCTGGTCCTGCGCCTCCTGACCGAGGCGGGGCACGAGGTCACCGTCGTGCCCACCGCCGCCGCGCTGCGCTTCGTCGGCGCACCCACCTGGGAGGCGCTCAGCGGCCGCCCGGTGGCCAGCGACGTCTGGGAGGACGTCCCCCAGGTGCCGCACGTCCGGCTCGGCCAGCAGGCCGACCTCGTGCTCGTCGCCCCCGCCACGGCCGACCTGCTGGCCCGCGCGGCGCACGGCCTGGCCGACGACCTGCTCACCTCGACGCTGCTCACCGCCCGCTGCCCCGTCGTCGTGGCGCCGGCGATGCATACCGAGATGTGGCAGCACCCCGCGACCCGGGCCAACGTCGCGCTGCTGCGCGAGCGGGGGGTGCACGTGGTCGAGCCCGCCTCCGGGCGGCTCACCGGCGCGGACACCGGCCCGGGGCGTCTGCCCGAGCCGGAGGACATCGTCGCCGCCGCGCTGGGGACCGTGCCGCAGGGATCGACCCACGACGCCGCAGGAGGCGCCACCGGCGACCTCTCCGGCCGCCACGTCGTCGTCACCGCCGGGGGGACGCGCGAGCCGCTGGACCCGGTCCGCTACCTCGGCAACCGTTCCTCCGGCAAGCAGGGGTATGCCGTGGCCGCCGAGGCCGCGCGCCGTGGCGCCCGGGTGAGCCTGGTCGCCGCCAACGTCGCGCTCGACACGCCGCCCGGGTGCGACCTGGTGCCGGTGGAGACCGCGCTGGAGCTGGAGCGGGCGGTGACCGACCTGGTCGACGGCGGTGGGGTGGACGCGGTGGTCATGGCCGCGGCGGTCGCGGACTTCCGCCCGGCGCGCTACGCCGAGGCCAAGATCAAGAAGACCCACGGCGACGGGGACGACAGCGCACCGACGATCGAGCTGGTCCGCAACCCGGACATCCTCGCCGGCCTCGTGGCCGCGCGCGGGGGAGCCACCTCGCCCTACCTCGTCGGTTTCGCCGCGGAGACCGGTGACGGCACTGGCGACGTGCTGAGCCTGGCCCGCGCCAAGCTCGCGCGCAAGGGCTGCGACCTGCTCGTCGCGAACGAGGTCGGGGTAGGCAGGACCTTCGGCCAGGACAGCACCACGGCGCACCTCCTGCGGCCGGGCACGGAGGAGATCCGCACAGTCGGCCCGGGCAGCAAGACGCTCGTCGCGCAGGCGATCTGGGACCACGTGGCGCCGTCGCTGCGCTGA
- the metK gene encoding methionine adenosyltransferase, translated as MTRLFTSESVTEGHPDKICDQISDAILDDLLAQDPHSRVAVETLVTTGLVHVAGEVRTQGYSNIAQLVRQTILDIGYDNSYKGFDGRTCGVEISIGDQSVDIATGVDDAVSSRGAELADPFDQQGAGDQGLMFGYACDDTPELMPLPAFLAHRLAERLADVRKSGELDYLRPDGKTQVTIAYDGDRAVRLDTVVLSTQHAHGIDLAEQLTPDIRERVITPVLDQAHEAGVELKTDGYRMLVNPTGVFTIGGPMGDAGLTGRKVIVDTYGGMARHGGGAFSGKDPSKVDRSAAYAMRWVAKNVVAAGLARRCEIQVAYAIGYPHPVGLYVETFGTETVPVDRIQDAVRRVFDLRPAALVAQLDLLRPIYRPTAAYGHFGRTQAAGLVDGFTWERLDRVDELRAAV; from the coding sequence ATGACCCGCCTGTTCACCTCGGAGTCCGTCACCGAGGGACACCCCGACAAGATCTGCGACCAGATCAGCGACGCGATCCTGGACGACCTGCTCGCCCAGGACCCGCACTCGCGCGTGGCGGTCGAGACGTTGGTGACGACCGGCCTGGTCCACGTGGCCGGCGAGGTGCGCACCCAGGGCTACTCCAACATCGCCCAGCTCGTCCGGCAGACGATCCTCGACATCGGCTACGACAACTCCTACAAGGGCTTCGACGGGCGCACCTGCGGGGTGGAGATCTCCATCGGTGACCAGTCGGTGGACATCGCCACCGGTGTCGACGACGCGGTCTCCAGCCGCGGGGCGGAGCTGGCCGACCCCTTCGACCAGCAGGGCGCGGGCGACCAGGGCCTCATGTTCGGCTACGCCTGCGACGACACGCCCGAGCTCATGCCGCTGCCCGCCTTCCTCGCGCACCGGCTGGCCGAGCGCCTCGCCGACGTCCGCAAGAGCGGTGAGCTGGACTACCTGCGCCCCGACGGCAAGACGCAGGTGACCATCGCCTACGACGGTGACCGGGCCGTGCGCCTCGACACGGTCGTGCTGTCCACCCAGCACGCGCACGGCATCGACCTCGCCGAGCAGCTCACCCCGGACATCCGGGAGCGGGTCATCACGCCGGTGCTGGACCAGGCGCACGAGGCCGGGGTGGAGCTCAAGACCGACGGCTACCGCATGCTCGTCAACCCCACCGGGGTCTTCACCATCGGCGGGCCGATGGGTGACGCTGGCCTAACCGGGCGCAAGGTCATCGTCGACACCTACGGCGGCATGGCGCGCCACGGCGGCGGTGCCTTCTCCGGCAAGGACCCGTCCAAGGTCGACCGCAGCGCCGCCTACGCCATGCGCTGGGTGGCCAAGAACGTCGTCGCCGCGGGTCTGGCCCGCCGGTGCGAGATCCAGGTCGCCTACGCCATCGGCTACCCGCACCCCGTCGGGCTCTACGTCGAGACCTTCGGCACCGAGACGGTCCCCGTGGACCGCATCCAGGACGCGGTGCGCCGCGTCTTCGACCTGCGGCCCGCCGCGCTGGTCGCGCAGCTCGACCTGCTGCGGCCGATCTACCGTCCGACCGCCGCCTACGGCCACTTCGGCCGGACGCAGGCCGCCGGCCTCGTCGACGGCTTCACCTGGGAGCGGCTGGACCGCGTCGACGAGCTGCGCGCCGCGGTCTGA
- a CDS encoding hypothetical protein (binding of PriA to forked DNA starts the assembly of the primosome, also possesses 3'-5' helicase activity): MAEQLELVPPPATPRRRTTRPASQVPLAEVDPVATVLVDTPLPHLDRPFEYAVPAELDDRARPGVRVRVRFAGRDHDGFLLTRAASAEHQGRLTPLRSVVSPEPVLTPEVLHAAREVADRYGGTLADTVRLAVPPRHARAERSVPDRIEVGVGAPDAGRTGGARHGDEGASGSGEDAWADYEAGPALLRRLRDGGAPAAAWLALPGRAPGLDWPDALAAAVDATLAGGRGALVVVPDRRDVERLMGPLTAAVGEDQVVRLTADLGPEARYAAFLRVLRGHARVVVGTRASAFAPVPDLGLVACWDEADDLHQEPRAPYPHVREVLRLRARREGAALLVGGFTRSVAVQQWVGEGVVAPVTAEPPVLRRTAPAVLVAGEGHQEERDAAARTARLPSVAWRALRAGLEQGAPVLVQVPRQGYVLGLACQDCRTPVRCARCQGPVGAGEGRAAPACRWCSSEVPATWSCPECGSRRRRATGVGERRTAEELGRAFPGTRVVSSGGEHVVDEVGPAPALVVATPGAEPWAATGYAAVVLLDGWMVLERAALDAPVEALRRWCAAAAMVRTRVPEDEQGPSRRRAPAVVLCGVPPHGSLPAVEALVRWDPAWLARRELGERATLGLPPATRQVEVTGLVGAVDEVGRALVADGHRLLGTVPLGGSEGEDARARATVREAPEHDLARSVHTVRAERSARKAQETVRLVLDGESQ, translated from the coding sequence ATGGCCGAGCAGCTCGAGCTGGTCCCGCCTCCGGCGACGCCGCGGCGGCGCACGACCCGCCCGGCCTCGCAGGTGCCCCTGGCCGAGGTCGACCCGGTGGCCACCGTGCTCGTCGACACGCCCCTGCCGCACCTGGACCGGCCGTTCGAGTATGCCGTCCCGGCCGAGCTCGACGACCGGGCACGACCGGGCGTGCGGGTCCGGGTGCGCTTCGCCGGGCGGGACCACGACGGCTTCCTGCTCACCCGAGCGGCGAGCGCCGAGCACCAGGGCAGGCTCACCCCCTTGCGCTCGGTCGTCAGCCCGGAGCCGGTGCTCACGCCCGAGGTGCTGCACGCCGCCCGCGAGGTCGCCGACCGCTACGGCGGCACCCTCGCCGACACGGTGCGCCTGGCCGTCCCACCCCGGCACGCCCGGGCCGAGCGCTCCGTCCCCGACCGCATCGAGGTCGGCGTGGGGGCACCCGACGCCGGGCGAACCGGGGGGGCGAGGCACGGAGACGAAGGAGCGAGCGGGTCCGGCGAGGACGCCTGGGCGGACTACGAGGCCGGCCCGGCCCTCCTGCGACGCCTGCGCGACGGCGGTGCACCGGCAGCCGCCTGGCTCGCGCTGCCCGGGCGGGCACCGGGACTGGACTGGCCGGACGCCCTCGCCGCCGCGGTGGACGCCACGCTGGCGGGCGGCCGCGGCGCGCTCGTGGTCGTGCCGGACCGCCGGGACGTGGAGCGGCTCATGGGGCCGCTGACCGCGGCGGTCGGGGAGGACCAGGTCGTCCGGCTGACGGCGGACCTCGGGCCGGAGGCTCGCTACGCGGCCTTCCTGCGGGTGCTCCGGGGCCACGCCCGGGTCGTGGTCGGGACCCGCGCGAGCGCCTTCGCCCCGGTCCCGGACCTGGGCCTGGTCGCCTGCTGGGACGAGGCCGACGACCTGCACCAGGAGCCGCGTGCCCCCTACCCGCACGTGCGCGAGGTGCTCCGGCTCCGTGCCCGGCGCGAGGGGGCGGCGCTGCTCGTCGGGGGGTTCACCCGCAGCGTGGCCGTGCAGCAGTGGGTGGGGGAGGGCGTCGTCGCGCCGGTGACGGCCGAACCACCGGTGCTGCGGCGGACGGCGCCGGCGGTCCTCGTCGCGGGGGAGGGCCACCAGGAGGAGCGGGACGCGGCCGCCCGGACGGCCCGGTTGCCGAGCGTGGCCTGGCGCGCCCTGCGGGCCGGGCTCGAACAGGGCGCTCCGGTGCTCGTGCAGGTCCCGCGGCAGGGCTACGTCCTCGGCCTGGCCTGCCAGGACTGCCGCACGCCTGTGCGCTGCGCGCGCTGCCAGGGCCCCGTGGGTGCGGGCGAGGGGCGGGCGGCACCCGCCTGCCGGTGGTGCTCCTCCGAGGTGCCCGCGACCTGGTCATGCCCGGAGTGCGGATCGCGCCGGCGGCGGGCGACCGGTGTGGGGGAGCGGCGGACGGCCGAGGAGCTCGGGCGCGCCTTCCCCGGGACCCGGGTCGTCAGCTCCGGGGGCGAGCACGTGGTGGACGAGGTGGGGCCCGCGCCGGCGCTGGTGGTGGCCACGCCCGGTGCGGAGCCGTGGGCCGCCACGGGATATGCCGCGGTCGTGCTCCTCGACGGCTGGATGGTGCTGGAGCGGGCCGCCCTCGACGCCCCCGTGGAGGCGCTACGGCGGTGGTGCGCGGCTGCCGCGATGGTCCGTACCCGTGTGCCCGAAGACGAGCAGGGTCCGTCGCGCCGGCGCGCCCCCGCGGTCGTCCTCTGCGGGGTGCCGCCGCACGGTTCCCTCCCTGCCGTCGAGGCGCTGGTGCGCTGGGACCCCGCCTGGCTCGCCCGCCGGGAGCTGGGGGAGCGTGCCACCCTCGGCCTGCCCCCGGCGACCCGTCAGGTCGAGGTCACCGGGCTGGTCGGGGCGGTCGACGAGGTGGGCCGAGCTCTCGTCGCGGACGGCCACCGGCTGCTGGGCACGGTGCCGCTGGGTGGGTCCGAGGGGGAGGACGCTCGCGCCCGGGCGACGGTGCGGGAGGCGCCGGAGCACGACCTCGCCCGGTCGGTGCATACCGTGCGCGCCGAGCGCAGCGCCCGCAAGGCGCAGGAGACCGTGCGCCTGGTCCTGGACGGGGAGAGCCAGTAG
- a CDS encoding ABC transporter substrate-binding protein gives MAVVAAGALALAGCTSDTGSDDTDNAAEGGGDGAEESEGSEDMGSEEDMGGEDGSTERADIDFTTNDDSVSFSSGAEEYNAYNGNTAATNSTYNAVVNNQLQTGFWYWGTDGTVYQNEWFGSYEQTSEDPLTVEYTISDDAVWSDGTPITSNDFLLDWASTNPESMGGAEELGFDPVSTWSTYATEGLETEPSSKTFTVVYPEPYPDWEISVSAPLPAHVAAEQAGMEPDELAQAILDGDAETVSQVSEFWNTGWLFPNYQVEDEAVVPSSGPYTLEGAAWESGNQLALVPNENFFGPAPATGNLVFKFAAPETHVQALQNGDINVIEPQATVDTRQQLEGMGDQVAVESNQQMTWEHLDYNFAEDSVFNDDNGGLAAREAFAMCVPRQNIIDNLIAPISEDAVVLNARERFPFQEGYQEIVDAAYSGQYDEVDIEGASAKLEEAGLETPVEVRIGYSAPNQRRTEEVAQIKSSCDEAGFEIVDAGNPDFFEAGGTLEQGDWEVALFAWAGSGQIASGEPIYSTDGSQNFGGFSNEEVDAAWDTLASSLDEEVQTEQLKIIEKLLWDNLYGIPLFTHPGVIGYDSTLENVRPTSVQTGVSWNADQWVRAS, from the coding sequence ATGGCCGTTGTGGCGGCCGGTGCCCTGGCCCTGGCCGGATGCACGTCCGACACCGGTTCGGACGACACCGACAACGCCGCCGAGGGCGGCGGCGACGGCGCGGAGGAGAGCGAAGGCTCCGAGGACATGGGGTCCGAGGAAGACATGGGCGGGGAGGACGGCTCCACCGAGCGGGCCGACATCGACTTCACCACCAACGACGACTCCGTCTCCTTCTCCAGCGGCGCCGAGGAGTACAACGCCTACAACGGCAACACCGCGGCGACCAACTCGACCTACAACGCGGTCGTCAACAACCAGCTGCAGACCGGCTTCTGGTACTGGGGCACCGACGGCACGGTCTACCAGAACGAGTGGTTCGGCTCCTACGAGCAGACCTCCGAGGACCCGCTGACGGTGGAGTACACCATCTCCGACGACGCGGTGTGGTCCGACGGCACGCCGATCACCTCCAACGACTTCCTCCTCGACTGGGCGTCGACCAACCCCGAGTCCATGGGTGGTGCCGAGGAGCTCGGCTTCGACCCGGTCTCGACCTGGTCCACCTACGCCACCGAGGGCCTGGAGACCGAGCCCAGCAGCAAGACCTTCACGGTCGTCTACCCCGAGCCCTACCCGGACTGGGAGATCTCGGTGTCGGCCCCGCTGCCCGCGCACGTCGCGGCGGAGCAGGCCGGCATGGAGCCCGACGAGCTCGCCCAGGCGATCCTCGACGGCGACGCGGAGACCGTCTCCCAGGTGTCCGAGTTCTGGAACACCGGCTGGCTCTTCCCCAACTACCAGGTCGAGGACGAGGCTGTCGTCCCCTCCTCCGGTCCCTACACCCTCGAGGGTGCGGCCTGGGAGAGCGGCAACCAGCTCGCGCTGGTCCCGAACGAGAACTTCTTCGGCCCCGCCCCGGCGACCGGCAACCTGGTCTTCAAGTTCGCCGCCCCGGAGACCCACGTCCAGGCGCTGCAGAACGGTGACATCAACGTCATCGAGCCGCAGGCCACGGTCGACACCCGCCAGCAGCTCGAGGGCATGGGCGACCAGGTGGCGGTCGAGAGCAACCAGCAGATGACCTGGGAGCACCTCGACTACAACTTCGCCGAGGACTCGGTCTTCAACGACGACAACGGCGGCCTGGCCGCCCGCGAGGCCTTCGCGATGTGCGTGCCGCGGCAGAACATCATCGACAACCTCATCGCGCCGATCAGCGAGGACGCGGTCGTCCTCAACGCCCGCGAGCGGTTCCCCTTCCAGGAGGGCTACCAGGAGATCGTCGACGCCGCCTACAGCGGTCAGTACGACGAGGTCGACATCGAGGGTGCGAGCGCCAAGCTGGAGGAGGCCGGGCTCGAGACCCCGGTCGAGGTCCGCATCGGTTACTCCGCCCCGAACCAGCGTCGTACCGAGGAGGTCGCCCAGATCAAGTCCTCCTGCGACGAGGCGGGTTTCGAGATCGTCGACGCCGGCAACCCCGACTTCTTCGAGGCGGGCGGCACGCTGGAGCAGGGTGACTGGGAGGTCGCGCTCTTCGCCTGGGCCGGCTCGGGCCAGATCGCCTCGGGCGAGCCGATCTACTCCACGGACGGGTCGCAGAACTTCGGCGGCTTCTCCAACGAGGAGGTCGACGCGGCCTGGGACACCCTGGCGTCCTCGCTCGACGAGGAGGTCCAGACCGAGCAGCTCAAGATCATCGAGAAGCTGCTGTGGGACAACCTCTACGGCATCCCGCTGTTCACCCACCCGGGTGTCATCGGCTACGACAGCACCCTGGAGAACGTCCGGCCCACCTCGGTGCAGACCGGTGTCTCCTGGAACGCCGACCAGTGGGTCCGCGCCAGCTGA